ATCCCGGCTTCGTGATGGCCAACGGCGCGGTGCTCGGCATTCTCGCCCTGTTTCGTCCGATCGCCGCTCTCGTGCCGGATGGCAAGGCGCTCTACCGGCGTATTCTCTATCTGGTGTGGGAGGCGTTCGCGGTGGGCTTGTCGGCGATGATCGGCGTCAGCCCGGTGATCGCGTGGTACTTCGGCACCTTTGCGCTGGCGGGCATCGTGGCGAACCTGCCGGTGGTGCTCTTCTCGAACCTCGCCATGTACGCGGCGCTGCCGCTTTTCCTGTTTCACGGCATCGGAGGCTGGATCGCATCGCTCTTCGGCGCGACCACCTGGTTCTTCGCCCGGCTGACGCTCTTTTTCACGGAGTGGTTCAGCCGGATGCCGTTGGCGAGTATCGACGTGCGGCCCGGTCTGTTCGAGGTGGCGGTGTTTTACCTGACCTTCGCGTTCGCGTTTCATGCTCTCGTCAACAGGTCGTGGGGGCGAGCGGCTGTCTCGGTGCTTGCCGGATTGAACCTGCTGCTCTGGCATGGGCTGTTCACGCCGACGCTGCAAGCGCCGCAGGTGGTGACGGTGAACCTAGGTCGGGAGATGGCCGTGCTCTTCTCGTCGGGCGGCGAAACCTGTCTCATCGATGCCGGACGGCGAGAGGGGAGCTGGGAGCGGCTCCGGCGGCAGGCGCAAAGCTGGGGCTTGGCGACGCCCGCTGCGGCGGCGAGCATCTTTTCGCCCGATCCGGTGATGCAGCGCCTGCCGGTATCGTTCCTGCCGTCCGGCACGGGTGTCGCCGCACGCCGCACTTTTGTCGTCAGAAAGCTCGACGAGAAGGCGCTCCGTATCGACAGCAACTCGCGCTCGCTGCTGCTCGTGTCGGGGCTGAAGCGGCTCGAAGCGCAACGGGCGGACGGTGCCGACGTGGTCTTCTGGGTTCATCGCTTCACCGGCAAGGAGTGGCGGCGGCTCGACACCTGGATCGCCTCGGCCCGCCCGCGCCGGATGCTGCTCGTGCCGGGACCATTCATGACCGTCGCGCAACGCGAACTGCTGCGCCGCTACGCCGCGTCGAGGCCGCAAATCGAGGTGCGGTCGCGGAGCATGCAGACGGCGTGGTATTGAGGGTTTTCGAAGAAGGGCAGTACCGTCAGGTTGCATCAACAAAAATGTAACGGGAGGAGAGTGCAGGGGCTAATCTGTGTGTTCGCCCTGTTGAGCTGGTGATCAGCGTTGACTTGCCGGTAACGAAAAGCGGGCGAATAGTAGGCTTCATGATTGTCAGCCGATCCCGATTTCGAGAAGGAAGATGGAGCCGCGTTACCCGTTCTCGCTGCTGAAGAGATCGGGCACGGCGAGGGTATCGAGGATTTTGACCAACTCCGGCGGGAGGCCGGGCGGGTTGATTTTGCGGAGCACGGCGGCGAGAGTGGCGATCTTGCCCTCGATAGGCAGGAACCTGTTGACCACGACGATCTTGTTCTCCTTCACCCGGCAGTCTCCGCCGATGAAGCTGCCTTTTTCATATCTGACCTTGTGACCGGTTGAGACGATCGCCTCTTCGAGCAGGTCGAGCTGTTTCTGCTTTTTCATGCCGCCGGTCAGCTTACCCGTTCCGCAGAAGGTACTTGAGCACCGGGGCGGCGTGCAGCGCCTGGATCATTCCGCCGTCGAACACGATCTCGCACAGGCGGTCGAGCGGCGTCAGGTGCACGGTGATCTCTTCGGTCGCGTCGAGCCGCTGCGATCCGGCGAGGCTCACCCCTTCGGCGAGAAAGGTGTAGCAGATGTTGTTCTGAAGCGCCGGATTGGCGCTCAGTTCCATCAACGGCGTCCACGAGCCGCCGCTGTAGCCGGTCTCTTCGAGCAGCTCCCGCCTGGCGCCGTCGAGCAACGACTCTCCCTCATCGACAACGCCAGCCGGAAGCTCCCACGACACCTCGCCGAGGCCATGGCGGTACTGCCGGATCAGCACGGCCTCGCGCTCCTCCGTTAGAGCCAGCACATTCACCCAGTGGGGAAACTCCTGCACGTAGTAGTCGTCAATCGTCCGTCCGCTCGTGAGCCGCACCTTGTCTTGTCGCAGGGTGAGCCACGGTCGCCGGTGGAGGTAGACCGATTCGAGCAGCTC
This genomic window from Chlorobaculum limnaeum contains:
- a CDS encoding ComEC/Rec2 family competence protein, translated to MRYFLPAYPAARLLACAIAGIMAAISMPVAPLVWFVSAVGFCFLSLLMLLIDAKRFPHGKLSAWSVMCYLSLVFSAFAFHASASFRLTPSPSLLSWVGRDVILSGVIDGRPVEGNGLTTMQLRVSEVFENGRTAGVSDRAKVVVRMPEDEKARFQEGDFVRVKGRLGLIPVAANRGEYDPRFQNRLKGIHVQMFCAGPWKVLREPPKPGFSPHGSVVNPLRHYLAEALDRRLPEGDERQFVKSMILGERDYLSEELNDAFRRTGTAHVLAVSGLHVALLAYAVNLCLQRLKVTPAGRWLALLMLVSIIALYSFVTGNAPSIKRAAIMSAMMIGGSTLGRKSYAVNSLAASDLVILLFDPFDLLNPGFVMANGAVLGILALFRPIAALVPDGKALYRRILYLVWEAFAVGLSAMIGVSPVIAWYFGTFALAGIVANLPVVLFSNLAMYAALPLFLFHGIGGWIASLFGATTWFFARLTLFFTEWFSRMPLASIDVRPGLFEVAVFYLTFAFAFHALVNRSWGRAAVSVLAGLNLLLWHGLFTPTLQAPQVVTVNLGREMAVLFSSGGETCLIDAGRREGSWERLRRQAQSWGLATPAAAASIFSPDPVMQRLPVSFLPSGTGVAARRTFVVRKLDEKALRIDSNSRSLLLVSGLKRLEAQRADGADVVFWVHRFTGKEWRRLDTWIASARPRRMLLVPGPFMTVAQRELLRRYAASRPQIEVRSRSMQTAWY
- a CDS encoding NUDIX hydrolase — its product is MKERFDNDPARWELLESVYLHRRPWLTLRQDKVRLTSGRTIDDYYVQEFPHWVNVLALTEEREAVLIRQYRHGLGEVSWELPAGVVDEGESLLDGARRELLEETGYSGGSWTPLMELSANPALQNNICYTFLAEGVSLAGSQRLDATEEITVHLTPLDRLCEIVFDGGMIQALHAAPVLKYLLRNG